In a genomic window of Lagopus muta isolate bLagMut1 chromosome 2, bLagMut1 primary, whole genome shotgun sequence:
- the KCNK1 gene encoding potassium channel subfamily K member 1: MLQSLAGSSCVRLVEQHRSAWCFALLVLGYLLYLVFGAVVFSSVELPYEDLLRQELGKLKQRFLVEHACLSEQQLEQFLLRVLEASNYGVSVLSNASGNWNWDFTSSLFFASTVLSTTGYGHTVPLSDGGKAFCIIYSVIGIPFTLLFLTAVVQRIIVYVTRRPVLYFHIRWGFSKQIVAIIHAVVLGFITVSCFFFIPAAIFSVLEDDWNFLESFYFCFISLSTIGLGDYVPGEGYNQKFRELYKIGITCYLLLGLIAMLVVLETFCELHELKKFRKLFYVKKDKEEDHVHIMEHDQLSFSSISDQAASMKDDQKANEPFVTSQSPTSNDSSLNN, from the exons ATGCTGCAGTCGCTGGCGGGCAGCTCCTGCGTGCGGCTCGTAGAGCAGCACCGCTCCGCCTGGTGCTTCGCCCTGCTGGTGCTGGGCTACCTGCTCTACCTGGTGTTCGGCGCCGTCGTCTTCTCCTCGGTGGAGCTGCCCTACGAGGACCTGCTGCGGCAGGAGCTGGGCAAGCTGAAGCAGCGCTTCCTGGTGGAGCACGCGTGCCTGTcggagcagcagctggagcagttCCTGCTGCGGGTGCTGGAGGCCAGCAACTACGGCGTCTCGGTGCTCAGCAACGCCTCGGGCAACTGGAACTGGGACTTCACCTCCTCGCTCTTCTTCGCCAGCACCGTGCTCTCCACCACGG GTTATGGACATACAGTGCCTTTATCTGATGGAGGGAAGGCCTTCTGCATCATCTACTCGGTCATCGGGATCCCCTTTACGCTGCTTTTCCTGACAGCAGTGGTACAGCGCATCATTGTTTACGTCACCAGGCGGCCTGTACTCTATTTCCACATTCGCTGGGGTTTCTCCAAGCAGATTGTTGCCATCATCCACGCTGTAGTCCTTGGGTTCATCACTGTctcatgctttttctttatcccagcagcaattttttctgttctggaagATGACTGGAATTTTTTGGAGtctttttacttttgtttcatttccctGAGCACTATTGGCCTAGGAGACTATGTGCCAGGAGAAGGCTACAATCAAAAATTCCGAGAGCTGTATAAAATTGGAATTACAT GTTACCTCTTGCTGGGCCTCATTGCGATGTTGGTGGTTCTTGAGACATTCTGTGAACTCCATGAGCTCAAAAAGTTTAGGAAGTTGTTTTATGTGAAGAAGGACAAGGAAGAGGACCACGTGCATATAATGGAACATGACCAgctctctttctcctccatctCAGACCAAGCAGCCTCCATGAAGGACGATCAGAAGGCAAACGAGCCTTTTGTGACTTCCCAGTCCCCAACTTCCAATGACAGCTCTCTAAACAATTAA